The Trichoderma atroviride chromosome 5, complete sequence genome contains a region encoding:
- a CDS encoding uncharacterized protein (EggNog:ENOG41~SECRETED:SignalP(1-22)), translating to MRFKTLLAAASWGWIFATRSAAISACNPQNLTYSNEVPPNGTYMPWNLMESIISVPGSRQYITIVNLTPHRFVLQNTHSYQMTTFDWGDVPQGHSRQNIVVYTNKAGASAVDDNGEAYYAIDGTDKTFFIRATTHIPDTYPARTVIDLTGMGQGQREYLDPAEQSPVTLVITGSDSYGFITSIKYGPGNWMKNMYDVIQDRQLQHIVMPGTHDAGMSTISNQIIGGGISENTQTQGINIYDQLYAGSRYFDLRVGSVHSVTNTSNYSFWTMHVNDETAEIALGNTGESLDSIVSEINQFTAESPGEVIIFHVRYLIGIREVPSLGPIYWTNSIVNDFFSKLRGVNNRCGNLDTSSTFNQKPASYFMDQNGGNGCVLFLLAGDLQSGVPQDSVSDGIYQANVLSINDDWSNLGDTQPMAEDQASDWKAVVRGGSSDTFHIDQWLVSADIFTTTLYTIEGIGIMPTNPALYWMGVNNMSPQSWPTVILTDYIGVVVKGQHSWDQLSADMYTLAVGLNLYMVSENCNVSSVSPLSGANSELKMASLAESWKGIVYANGTVVNEPPRHLHPGRVGMLKKGTVFMNGTVLEADVRNPDFDSIVA from the exons AAGCGCAGCTATTAGCGCTTGCAATCCCCAGAACCTCACTTACAGCAACGAAGTGCCTCCAAATGGAACATACATGCCATGGAACCTCATGGAAAGCATCATCAGTGTGCCTGGCTCACGGCAATACATAACCATCGTAAATCTTACGCCTCATAGATTTGTGTTGCAGAATACCCATTCTTATCAGATGACAACGTTTGATTGGGGTGATGTTCCCCAAGGCCATTCCCGCCAG AACATTGTTGTCTATACGAACAAGGCCGGAGCATCGGCTGTGGATGATAATGGCGAGGCGTACTACGCTATCGATGGGACTGACAAAACATTCTTCATCAGAGCAACGACTCATATCCCCGACACATATCCAGCCAGAACTGTAATTGATCTTACTGGGATGGGTCAGGGTCAGCGCGAGTACTTGGATCCAGCGGAACAATCTCCAGTGACGTTGGTGATTACGGGCAGCGATAGCTATGGCTTCATTACATCAATCAAATATGGCCCTGGAAACTGGATGAAGAATATGTACGACGTGATTCAAGACAGACAACTCCAGCACATTGTCATGCCAGGCACCCATGACGCGGGAATGTCTACAATCAGCAACCAGATTATTGGTGGAGGCATCAGCGAAAATACACAGACTCAAGGCATCAACATCTACGATCAGCTCTATGCAGGCTCGAGATATTTCGATCTGCGCGTTGGATCAGTGCATTCCGTCACGAATACTTCCAACTACAGCTTTTGGACCATGCACGTCAACGACGAGACGGCTGAGATCGCCCTTGGCAACACAGGAGAATCGCTTGATAGTATTGTTAGCGAGATCAACCAATTTACGGCTGAAAGCCCGGGAGAAGTCATCATCTTTCACGTCCGATATCTGATTGGCATACGCGAAGTGCCATCGCTTGGGCCCATTTACTGGACCAACTCAATTGTCAACGATTTCTTCAGCAAGCTGAGAGGTGTAAACAATCGCTGCGGCAACCTGGACACTAGCAGCACCTTCAACCAAAAGCCAGCGTCTTATTTCATGGATCAAAATGGAGGAAACGGCTGTGTGTTGTTCCTCCTTGCTGGTGATTTACAGTCCGGTGTCCCCCAGGACTCGGTATCCGACGGCATTTACCAAGCCAACGTCCTCTCTATCAATGATGATTGGTCTAACTTGGGCGACACTCAGCCTATGGCGGAAGATCAGGCATCCGACTGGAAGGCAGTGGTTCGAGGAGGTAGCTCTGACACGTTCCATATAGATCAATGGCTTGTGAGCGCAGACATCTTCACTACGACCCTATATACTATTGAGGGCATTGGAATTATGCCCACCAACCCAGCGCTCTACTGGATGGGCGTTAACAACATGAGTCCTCAGAGTTGGCCAACAGTTATACTTACCGATTACATTGGCGTCGTCGTAAAGGGCCAACACAGCTGGGATCAGCTTAGCGCCGATATGTATACTCTTGCCGTCGGCCTGAATCTGTACATGGTCAGCGAAAACTGCAATGTGAGCTCTGTTTCGCCTCTTTCAGGCGCAAACTCGGAACTCAAAATGGCTAGTTTGGCGGAGTCTTGGAAAGGCATCGTCTACGCAAATGGAACAGTGGTTAATGAGCCGCCACGGCACTTGCATCCTGGCCGTGTTGGGATGTTAAAGAAGGGAACTGTGTTTATGAATGGTACCGTGTTGGAGGCAGATGTTAGAAATCCC